One Xenopus tropicalis strain Nigerian chromosome 8, UCB_Xtro_10.0, whole genome shotgun sequence genomic window carries:
- the LOC493495 gene encoding protein Wnt-11b-1 precursor: protein MAQIHHCVTLLLILCCSGLCGAIQWLGLTVNGSRVAWNESGHCRLLDGLVPEQSQLCKRNLELMQSVVNAAKQAKLTCQMTFSDMRWNCSSVENAPNFTPDLSKGTRESAFVYALASATLSHTIARACASGELPTCSCGATPAEVPGTGFRWGGCGDNLHYGLNMGSAFVDAPMKSSKSGGTQATKMINLHNNAVGRQVLMDSLETKCKCHGVSGSCSVKTCWKGLQDLPHIANELKSKYLGATKVIHRQTGTRRQLVPRELDIRPVRESELVYLVSSPDYCAKNPKLGSYGTQDRVCNKTSVGSDSCNLMCCGRGYNAYTETIVERCQCKYYYCCYVVCKKCERTVERYVCK, encoded by the exons ATGGCTCAGATCcatcactgtgtcaccctgctactCATCTTGTGCTGCTCCGGGCTCTGTGGTGCCATCCAGTGGCT TGGTCTCACTGTGAATGGCAGCCGGGTGGCCTGGAATGAGAGCGGACACTGTCGCTTGCTGGATGGTTTAGTCCCTGAACAGTCTCAGCTCTGCAAAAGGAATCTTGAGCTGATGCAAAGTGTTGTTAATGCTGCCAAACAGGCCAAGCTGACATGCCAAATGACCTTCTCTGACATGCGCTGGAACTGCTCTTCAGTAGAGAATGCACCAAACTTCACCCCTGACTTGAGCAAAG GTACCAGGGAATCTGCCTTTGTTTATGCTCTGGCCTCTGCCACTCTCAGCCATACCATTGCTCGTGCTTGTGCCTCAGGGGAGCTGCCCACATGCTCTTGTGGTGCCACCCCAGCTGAGGTGCCCGGAACAGGCTTCCGATGGGGAGGATGTGGGGACAACCTCCATTATGGCCTTAACATGGGCTCTGCTTTCGTTGATGCTCCAATGAAGTCAAGCAAGTCAGGAGGGACCCAGGCCACTAAAATGATTAATCTACACAACAACGCAGTTGGCAGACAG GTACTTATGGACTCACTGGAGACAAAGTGCAAGTGCCATGGTGTGTCTGGATCTTGCTCAGTGAAGACCTGTTGGAAGGGCCTCCAGGATCTTCCCCATATTGCTAATGAGCTGAAATCTAAGTACCTTGGTGCCACCAAAGTCATTCACAGACAGACTGGCACTCGGAGGCAGCTCGTTCCCAGGGAGCTAGACATCAGGCCAGTGAGAGAGTCTGAGCTGGTGTACCTGGTTAGTTCCCCTGACTACTGCGCAAAGAATCCCAAATTGGGCTCATATGGAACACAAGACAG GGTGTGCAACAAGACCTCCGTTGGGAGCGACAGCTGTAACCTAATGTGCTGCGGGCGCGGATACAACGCATACACGGAAACCATTGTGGAGCGCTGTCAGTGCAAGTACTACTACTGCTGCTATGTCGTATGTAAGAAATGTGAGCGGACAGTGGAGCGGTATGTCTGCAAGTAA
- the wnt11b gene encoding protein Wnt-11b-2 precursor, with the protein MALIRHCVTLLLILCCSRLCGAIQWLGLTVNGSRVAWNESEHCRLLDGLVPEQSQLCKRNLELMQSVVNAAKQAKLTCQMTFSDMRWNCSSVENAPNFTPDLSKGTRESAFVYALASATISHTIARACASGELPTCSCGATPAEVPGTGFRWGGCGDNLHYGLNMGSAFVDAPMKSSKSGGTQATKMINLHNNAVGRQVLMDSLETKCKCHGVSGSCSVKTCWKGLQDLPHIANELKSKYLGATKVIHRQTGTRRQLVPRELDIRPVRESELVYLVSSPDYCAKNPKLGSYGTQDRVCNKTSVGSDSCNLMCCGRGYNAYTETIVERCQCKYYWCCYVMCKKCERTVERYVCK; encoded by the exons ATGGCTCTAATCCGTCACTGTGTCACCCTACTACTCATCTTGTGCTGCTCCAGGCTCTGTGGCGCCATCCAGTGGCT TGGTCTCACTGTGAATGGCAGCCGGGTGGCCTGGAATGAGAGCGAACACTGTCGTTTGCTGGATGGTTTAGTCCCTGAACAGTCTCAGCTCTGCAAAAGGAATCTTGAGCTGATGCAAAGTGTTGTTAATGCTGCCAAACAGGCCAAGCTGACATGCCAAATGACATTCTCTGACATGCGCTGGAACTGCTCTTCAGTAGAGAATGCACCAAACTTCACCCCTGACTTGAGCAAAG GTACCAGGGAATCTGCCTTTGTTTACGCTCTGGCCTCTGCCACTATCAGCCATACCATTGCTCGTGCTTGTGCCTCAGGGGAGCTGCCCACATGCTCTTGTGGTGCCACCCCAGCTGAGGTGCCCGGAACAGGCTTCCGATGGGGAGGATGTGGGGACAACCTCCATTATGGCCTTAACATGGGCTCTGCTTTCGTTGATGCTCCAATGAAGTCAAGCAAGTCAGGAGGGACCCAGGCCACTAAAATGATTAATCTACACAACAACGCAGTTGGCAGACAG GTACTTATGGACTCTCTGGAGACAAAGTGCAAGTGCCATGGTGTGTCTGGATCCTGCTCAGTGAAGACCTGTTGGAAGGGCCTCCAGGATCTTCCCCATATTGCTAATGAGCTGAAATCTAAGTACCTTGGTGCCACCAAAGTCATTCACAGACAGACTGGCACTCGGAGGCAGCTCGTTCCCAGGGAGCTAGACATCAGGCCAGTGAGAGAGTCTGAGCTGGTGTACCTGGTTAGTTCCCCTGACTACTGCGCAAAGAATCCCAAATTGGGCTCATATGGAACACAAGACAG GGTGTGCAACAAGACCTCCGTTGGGAGCGACAGCTGTAACCTAATGTGCTGCGGGCGCGGATACAACGCATACACGGAGACCATCGTAGAGCGCTGTCAGTGCAAGTACTACTGGTGCTGCTATGTCATGTGTAAGAAATGTGAGCGGACAGTGGAGCGATATGTCTGCAAGTAA